Genomic window (Streptomyces sp. TG1A-60):
CACGCGACATGCAGGGCCGTTTCATCCTCGGCCCCCGACTGGCCGAGCTGGCCGCGGCCGCCGGAGAGGACCGTCTCCTCGCGACCGCCGGCCCGGTGCTCACGCACTTGCGTGACGTCACGGGCGAGAGCGCGCAGCTCTACCGCCGCCAGGGCGACATGCGCATCTGCGTGGCCGCGGCGGAGCGCCTCTCCGGCCTCAGGGACACGGTCCCGGTCGGTTCGACCCTCACGATGAAGGCCGGGTCGTCGGCCCAGATCCTCATGGCCTGGGAGGAGCCCGAGCGCCTGCACCGCGGCCTCCAGGGCGCCCGCTTCACGGCCACGGCCCTCTCGGGCGTACGGCGCCGGGGCTGGGCCCAGTCCATCGGCGAGCGCGAGCCGGGCGTCGCCTCGGTCTCCGCCCCGGTACGCGGCCCCTCCAACCGCGTGGTCGCCGCCGTCTCCGTCTCGGGCCCCATCGAGCGCCTGAGCCGCCACCCCGGCCGCATGCACGCCCAGGCGGTCATCGACGCCGCGTCCCGCCTGTCGGAGGCCCTGCGCCGCACGGGCTGACAGCGATCCTCCCGCACCACCACGAAAAAGGCCTGCCTCAACGCCGCGGCAGGCCTTTTCGCATGAGGGAGGTGCTCAGGCACGTCGACGACGACTCCCTGGGCCGCACGATCCGCCTCGGCGCGGCTCTGTGGGCGCTGCCCCAGGCCCCCGACCCGGACGAGGAGGACCCGGTCACGGTCGCCGCGACGGCCGAGGTGGACCGCCTGCTGCGGACGCTGGACTGGGACTCGGCGCGGGAGATCGGCCCCCTGTCGCCCGTGCTCCGTTCACTGGTGGCACTGGTGGCCACGCTGCTGCGGCTGGGCTATCCATGCGACGCCGAACTGATGGCTCCGTACGCCGAGTTGATGCACCAGGCGGCCGTGCGGGACCTGGATCGCATGGAGACGTACGCGTCCGACACGGAGATGGTGGTGGTGGCGGTCTCGTCGGCGGTGCTCTTCGAGCCGGTCCTGCGGGCGCTGCACCGGCTGGCGCAGGAGGAGGAGTCGGCGCGGCGGTACGGCATCGAGTAGGCCGGGCCGGGCAGCTCCGCCCAGGAGACGCCGAAGGCCCTCCACCGAGGTGGAGGGCCTTCGTTCGTGCGTACCCCCGACCGGATTCGAACCGGCGCTACCGCCTTGAGAGGGCGGCGTGCTAGGCCGCTACACAACGGGGGCGTGGAGCCTGCGTTTCCGCAGGTCCGAGCTGGTCTACCTGGACTCGAACCAAGACTAACTGAACCAGAATCAGTCGTGCTGCCAATTACACCATAGACCAATGTGGTTTAGACCAGTCAGTACCCCCGACCGGATTCGAACCGGCGCTACCGCCTTGAGAGGGCGGCGTGCTAGGCCGCTACACAACGGGGGCCCCTAGCGATCCTGCATCGAGGTGAGGGGGTGCGACCCGAGCTCTCCCCGTGGGAAGGATCTGTACCCCCGACCGGATTCGAACCGGCGCTACTGCCTTGAGAGGGCAGCGTGCTAGGCCGCTACACAACGGGGGCTTCGCGGATCTGATCTCCGCATGTGCAGATGAGCTCTGCGAGCTGGCCTACCTGGACTCGAACCAAGACTAACTGAACCAGAATCAGTCGTGCTGCCAATTACACCATAGGCCACTGGAACGCAAGCCCCTGAGGGGATCTTGTTCTAGTTCGCTCCGTCGGTTCCGGTCTTTTCGACCCGCTCCCCGGCGGCGCAGAAAGAACATTACCCGAAGGTGGACGGCGCTCCAAAACGGGTATCGGAGCCGAGGATCGAGGGGAGTTCGGCGAGGGTGGCGATCCGGTGCGGACCGGCCGGGAGGTCGACGGTCGCGTGGACACCGCCGCGATCGATCCAGACCGACAGCAGACCGGCGTCCGCGGCCCCCCGTCCGTCGATCTCCGGGTGGTCGCCGACGTACGCGACCTGGCACGGTGACAGCTCCAGGGCCTGGCATGCCGCGTGGAACGCCTTGGCGGCCGGCTTGTGGACCCCCAGCTCGGCCGCGCAGAGCACCGCCTCGAAGCGGTCCCGAACGCCGAGGACGCGCAGCTTGTGGTCCTGGACGCGGATCGTGGAGTTCGACAGGACGGCGTGGCGATGGGTGGCGGCGAGGGCGTCCAGGATGGGCAGGACGTCCGGGAAGAGGGTCCAGGCCCGCTCGTAGTGAGCGATGTAACGGTCGAACCAGGCGTCGGCCGCCCGGTCGCTCAGCGGCTCCTCCAGGAAATCCCGGACGCGGTCGCGCCGGGTGGCCTCCCAGTCGAGCCCGCCCGCCGCGTACCGCGCCCACTGCTGGTCGGTGAGGTCGCGCCAGCGCCGCAGCGCCTGTTCGACCGACTCGTACCCGTCGAGCAGCCCCTCGGCGGCCAGGTGGTCGCTCATTCCGGCGCGGTCGGCCGTGGTGTAGTCGAAGAGGGTGTCGTCGACGTCCCAGACCACGGCCTTGATGTTCATGGAATCGACGGTAACCGTGAGCAGGGCCTCCTGTATCCCGGATGCCCTGACGTGGTGGGACCGACGCGTGGAAGACCGGGTCACAGCCATGACCGAGTACCGCGTCCAGTTCACCGTCGAGGCCCGCGCGACGTACGACGCTCTGCCCGGAGAGCGCCGGGCCCAGCTGGACAAGGCCGTGCGTGTAATGGCCCGTGATCCGTTCCGCAAGACCTCCACCGCGCCACTGGGCCCGGACGACAGTCTGCGCAGGGCCTACGTCGCCCCTGGCGTGGTGCTGGAGTACGTGGTCGCCGGGCGATCATGGTGGTCGCCGTGCTGGAGATCTTCGACGAGAGCGCCTGTCTGATCGACGAGAACGACGCCGTCTGATCAGCGCGAAGGGGCGGCACCCGGTGGTGCCGCCCCTTCTCCTGCGCGTGGCGTCCTCGCGTGCGTTACGCCGCCAGCTTGGCCAGGGCCGCGTCGATGCGGGCCAAAGTCTTCTCCTGGCCCAGGATCTCCAGGGACTCGAAGAGGGGGAGGCCGACCGTACGGCCGGTGACGGCGACGCGGACGGGGGCCTGGGCCTTGCCGAGCTTGAGACCGTGGGCCTCGCCGGCGGCCAGGACGGCCTCCTTCAGCGACTCGGCCGAGGTCCAGTCGGCGGCCTCCAGCTTCGCCCTCGCCGTGCGCAGGAGCGCGTCGGAGCCCTCCTTCATCGCCTTCGTCCAGCTCACCTCGTCCTCCACCGGCTCCGGCAGGAACAGGAAGTCGACGTTGTCCGTGACCTCCGAGAGGACCTTGAGGCGGGTCTGCGCGTGCGGGGCGATGGCCTCCCACTTCGCCTCGTCGAAGTCCTCCGGCGCCCAGGGGGCGAACGGGGCCTTCAGCCACGGGGCGCAGCGCTCGGTGAACTCCTTCACATCCAGCAGACGGATGTGGTCGGCGTTGATCGCCTCGGCCTTCTTCAGGTCGAAGCGGGCCGGGTTGGGGTTCACGTCCGCGATGTCGAAGGCGGCGACCATCTCCTCGATCGTGAAGACGTCCTGGTCCGCGGAGAGCGACCAGCCCAGCAGGGAGAGGTAGTTGAGCAGGCCCTCGGGCAGGAAGCCGCGCTCCCGGTAGAGGTTCAGGCTCGACTGCGGGTCGCGCTTGGACAGCTTCTTGTTGCCCTCGCCCATGACGTACGGCAGGTGCCCGAAGGAGGGGACCGCCTTCGCGATGCCGAGCTCCATCAGCGCCTCGTAGAGGGCGATCTGGCGGGGCGTCGAGGAGAGCAGGTCCTCTCCCCGCAGGACGTGGGTGATCTTCATCAGGGCGTCGTCGACGGGGTTGACGAGCGTGTAGAGGGGAGCGCCGTTCGCGCGGACGATGCCGTAGTCCGGCACGTTCTCCGGGGTGAAGGTCAGCTCGCCGCGCACCAGGTCGGTGAAGGTGATCGTCTCGTCGGGCATGCGGAAGCGGACGATGGGCTCGCGGCCCTCCGCCTCGTACCGCGTCCTCTGCTCGGGCGTGACCTCGCGGCACTTGCCGTCGTAGCCGGAGGGCCTGCCGGCGGCGCGGGCGGCGTCGCGGCGCTCCTCCAGTTCTGATGCGGTGCAGTAGCAGTGGTACGCGTGGCCCGCGTCCCGGAGCTTCCGGGCGATCTCCCGGTAGGTGTCCATCCGCTGCGACTGGCGGTACGGCGCGTGCGGGCCGCCGGCCTCGGGGCCCTCGTCCCAGGTGAAGCCCAGCCAGCGCAGGGAGTCCAGGAGCTGCGCGTAGGACTCCTCGGAGTCGCGGGCGGCGTCGGTGTCCTCGATGCGGAGGACGAACGTGCCGCCGGTGTGGCGGGCGAACGCCCAGTTGAACAAGGCCGTGCGGACCAGACCCACATGGGGGTTGCCGGTCGGGGACGGACAGAAACGTACGCGGACGGAGCCGTTAGCCACGCTTGATCACCTTGTTGGTGAGAGTGCCGATGCCTTCGATGGTGACGGCGACCTCGTCGCCGACGTTGAGGGGGCCGACCCCTGCCGGGGTGCCCGTGAGGATCACGTCGCCGGGGAGCAGCGTCATGGCCTCGGTGATGTTGACGATCAGGTCCTCGATGGAGTGGATCATCTCGCTCGTACGGCCGAGCTGGCGCTGTCGGCCGTTGACGGTGAGCTGGACGGTCAGGTCGCCCGGGTCCAGGTCGGTCTCCACCCAGGGACCGAGCGGGCAGGAGGTGTCGAAACCCTTGGCCCTGGCCCACTGCTTCTCGCGCTTCTGGACGTCGCGGGCGGTGATGTCGTTGGCGCAGGTGTAGCCGAAGATCACCTCCTTGACGCGCTCGCGCGGGACCTCGCGGCACATGCGGCCGATGACGACGGCCAGCTCGGCCTCGTGGTGGAGGTCCTGGGAGAAGGCCGGGTACTGGATCTCGTCGCCGGGGCCGATCACCGAGGTGGCCGGCTTGAAGAAGGCGAACGGGGCGTCGGGGACGTCGTTGCCCAGCTCGCGCGCGTGCGCGGCGTAGTTGCGGCCGAAGGCCACGACCTTGTTGGGGAGCACCGGCGGCAGCAGCCTGACCTTGCTGAGCGGGACCTTGGTACCGGAGAGCTCGAAGTCCGCGAACGGGATGCCCTTGATGATGTCGAGGACGAGCTCGTCCGGCTTGTCGCCCTCGACCGCGCCGAAGGCTACGTTCCCGTCGATGGAGAACCTGGCGATGCGCACGGGATGCTTGCGCCCCTTAACTGAGCTGGCTGGAGTGTGACGCTCCAGGCTAACGCGGGGCGGGGTGCCCGCCTCGCGCATGAGAGCGGTACGCGCGACGAAGGGCGCCCGCTCGTGCCGGGCGCCCTTCGTCTTCGTTGCTCGCGGGAGTCCGCCGGTTTTTCACAGGTACCGGATTGAGCAGTCGGCGGATTCGGCGCGTACGTGGGCGTGCAACTACTCCGCCGTCCGGACCGGGACCGTCATCAGAACCGTCCGGCGGGGGTTGGCGGTCTGGGAGGGGAGGTCGACGGAGTGCTCCTGCTCCGGCGTGCGCAGGTCCTCGGCGTCGACGAGGTGGGCCAGCGTGGTGCGCCGGGGGTTGGCTATCGTGCGGAACATCGTCGTCGTCTTCACTGTTGTTCAAGACCTCGTCGTGTGCGGGCGCCGGGACGGGCCGCGAGGGCCGCCCCGCAAGCGCGGGTTGTCGGATTCGCCATCCCTGTAAAGCGTCAGGCTAAACATGCGGTTCCCGGGCCATGTCGTGAAGAAGACATGATCGATGTGTGAGTTCGCTCACTCAGCCATGGGTAAACCGGGCAATCCGGACCCTCGATCCGGCTCCACGAAACGGACATAAATGACCTGAAGCCCGCATTCCGCTCCTGATCATGGCGACTGGGACACCCTGCCCACCCCTGCGGATCGCACAACTATGCCCGATATGAGCCGAAACACCCTCCACGTCTGGTGACGCGCTCCTCACGTGCCGTGACAGTGAACAGACCGTTATCCGCTGGCCTTGTTGGAGATCCGGCACTGTGCTGGAATTCCACGGACCGCCGCAGGATCGTGCCGGCGCGCAGAGGCGCACAGCAGCGCCTGGCGGCGGTGGGAGGGGGAGCAGCGCCGGTCACTCACGACCACCGATGGGGACGTATTCAGGGCGTCCCCGAAGACGCCGACACCGTCCCTCCGTTCACGCGGTGGGACGCCTGGTCCAGAGGTTGCGACGCTAGTGCAGGGACGTTTCAAGAGGGATGGCAGCGCTTCGGCGGAGCCGGAGCCACACAACGGAACCGGCCACGGTTCCTCCCCCCAGCACGCCCAGAACCCGGGTCCGGCGGAGATCGGCGACGGCGGTGAGCGCTCCGGGCGCCCCGGCGCGTCAGTTCCTCCCACGCCGCCCGACAGGTCCAAGGGCGGCAACAAGGCCGGTGCCAGTGGTCCCGGCTCCCGTATAGCCCTGCGCAACTGGCGCATCTCGACCCGTCTCGTCTCGCTGCTCGCGCTCCCCGTGGTGGCGGCGACCTCTCTCGGCGCGCTGCGCATCGGCGACAACGTGGACGACATCCAGCAGCTCGACAACATGCGGCTGCTGACCGACATGACCAAGCAGGCGACCGAGCTGGCCACCGCGCTCCAGCAGGAGCGCGACCTGTCCGCCGGTCCCCTCTCGCACGGTCTGAGCGCCACCGACTTCACGGTCAAGGGCACCCGCGAGAAGACGGACCAGGCCCGCGTCCAGTTCACCGACGCCACCCAGGAAGCCGACAGCGCGAGCACGACGGACCGGCTGCCCGGTGTCCGTGACAGTCTCGTCCGGGTCGTCCGCGAGCTGAACAACCTCAACGCCATCCGCAAGACGGCCTACGCGGACCCCGAGAACTCCACGCAGACGGTCGAGGCCTACCACCGTCTGATCACCCAACTGCTGGGCCTGTCCACGGACATGGCCGAGGCCACCAGCAACCCGGACATGATCAAGCGCACCCGTGCCCTGGCGGCGTTCTCCTCCGCCAAGGAGTTCGCCTCGGTGCAGCGCGCGGTCATCGCGGCGGCCCTGCCCGAGAGCAAGGACAAGTCCGGATCGCTCTCCGAGAACGACCGGCTGTACGCGAGCTCGGCGCTGGCGAACGAGGAGTCCGACCGCAGCACCTTCTCCGACATCTACGGTGACGGCGCCGAGGAGATGACCAGGCCGATCGACGACGCGAGCCCCACCATCGAGGCCGCCGAAGTCTACGCGGACCGGGTGCTCGCCAGCGCGAACGGTCTGCGCGGACAGGACAAGCGCTCGTACAAGGACTGGACCGACGACTCCTCTGCCGAGATCGAGCAGATGAAGAAGATCGAGGGCACGCTGCTGGAGGAGATGGAGCAGACCGCTCGTACCCTCCGTGCGGAGTCCGAGCAAGAGGCGATCATCTCCGGTGCGCTGATCCTGCTCGTCCTCGGTGTCTCCCTGGTCGGCGCGTTCGTCGTGGCCCGCTCCATGATCCGCTCGCTGCGCCGGCTGCAGGACACCGCGACCAAGGTCGCCCAGGACCGGCTGCCCGAGCTGGTCAAGCAGCTGTCGGAGTCGGACCCGCAGGACGTCGACACCTCCGTCGAGTCGGTCGGTGTGCACTCGCGCGACGAGATCGGCCAGGTGGCCGCGGCCTTCGACGACGTGCACCGCGAGGCGGTCCGCCTCGCCGCCGAGCAGGCCCTGCTCCGGGGCAACGTCAACGCGATGTTCACCAACCTCTCGCGCCGCTCCCAGGGCCTCATCCAGCGTCAGCTCTCGCTCATCTCCGAGCTGGAGTCCCGCGAGGCCGACCCGGACCAGCTGTCGTCGCTGTTCAAACTCGACCACCTCGCCACCCGCATGCGCCGTAACGGTGAGAACCTCCTCGTGCTCGCCGGTGAGGAGCCCGGTCGCCGCTGGACCCGTCCGGTCCCGCTGGTCGACGTGCTCCGCGCCGCCGCGTCCGAGGTGGAGCAGTACGAGCGCATCGAGCTGGCCTCCGTGCCGACCACCGAAGTGGCGGGCCGTGTCGTCAACGACCTCGTGCACCTGCTCGCCGAGCTGCTGGAGAACGCCACCTCGTTCTCCTCGCCGCAGACCAAGGTCAAGGTCACCGGTCACGCGCTGCCCGACGGCCGCGTGCTGATCGAGATCCACGACACCGGTATCGGCCTCTCCCCTGAGGACCTCGCGGCGATCAACGAGCGGCTCGCCTCGCCGCCCACCGTGGACGTCTCCGTCTCCCGCCGCATGGGTCTGTTCGTGGTCGGCCGGCTCTCGCAGCGCCACGGCATTCGTATCCAGCTGCGCCCGTCCGACTCGGGCGGTACGACCGCGCTGGTC
Coding sequences:
- the gltX gene encoding glutamate--tRNA ligase, whose product is MANGSVRVRFCPSPTGNPHVGLVRTALFNWAFARHTGGTFVLRIEDTDAARDSEESYAQLLDSLRWLGFTWDEGPEAGGPHAPYRQSQRMDTYREIARKLRDAGHAYHCYCTASELEERRDAARAAGRPSGYDGKCREVTPEQRTRYEAEGREPIVRFRMPDETITFTDLVRGELTFTPENVPDYGIVRANGAPLYTLVNPVDDALMKITHVLRGEDLLSSTPRQIALYEALMELGIAKAVPSFGHLPYVMGEGNKKLSKRDPQSSLNLYRERGFLPEGLLNYLSLLGWSLSADQDVFTIEEMVAAFDIADVNPNPARFDLKKAEAINADHIRLLDVKEFTERCAPWLKAPFAPWAPEDFDEAKWEAIAPHAQTRLKVLSEVTDNVDFLFLPEPVEDEVSWTKAMKEGSDALLRTARAKLEAADWTSAESLKEAVLAAGEAHGLKLGKAQAPVRVAVTGRTVGLPLFESLEILGQEKTLARIDAALAKLAA
- the ndgR gene encoding IclR family transcriptional regulator NdgR, yielding MDNSSGVGVLDKAALVLSALESGPATLAGLVGATGLARPTAHRLAVALEHHRMVARDMQGRFILGPRLAELAAAAGEDRLLATAGPVLTHLRDVTGESAQLYRRQGDMRICVAAAERLSGLRDTVPVGSTLTMKAGSSAQILMAWEEPERLHRGLQGARFTATALSGVRRRGWAQSIGEREPGVASVSAPVRGPSNRVVAAVSVSGPIERLSRHPGRMHAQAVIDAASRLSEALRRTG
- a CDS encoding nitrate- and nitrite sensing domain-containing protein, translating into MQGRFKRDGSASAEPEPHNGTGHGSSPQHAQNPGPAEIGDGGERSGRPGASVPPTPPDRSKGGNKAGASGPGSRIALRNWRISTRLVSLLALPVVAATSLGALRIGDNVDDIQQLDNMRLLTDMTKQATELATALQQERDLSAGPLSHGLSATDFTVKGTREKTDQARVQFTDATQEADSASTTDRLPGVRDSLVRVVRELNNLNAIRKTAYADPENSTQTVEAYHRLITQLLGLSTDMAEATSNPDMIKRTRALAAFSSAKEFASVQRAVIAAALPESKDKSGSLSENDRLYASSALANEESDRSTFSDIYGDGAEEMTRPIDDASPTIEAAEVYADRVLASANGLRGQDKRSYKDWTDDSSAEIEQMKKIEGTLLEEMEQTARTLRAESEQEAIISGALILLVLGVSLVGAFVVARSMIRSLRRLQDTATKVAQDRLPELVKQLSESDPQDVDTSVESVGVHSRDEIGQVAAAFDDVHREAVRLAAEQALLRGNVNAMFTNLSRRSQGLIQRQLSLISELESREADPDQLSSLFKLDHLATRMRRNGENLLVLAGEEPGRRWTRPVPLVDVLRAAASEVEQYERIELASVPTTEVAGRVVNDLVHLLAELLENATSFSSPQTKVKVTGHALPDGRVLIEIHDTGIGLSPEDLAAINERLASPPTVDVSVSRRMGLFVVGRLSQRHGIRIQLRPSDSGGTTALVMLPVDVAQGNKKPTPGKPGQGAPSTGGPAAAQAAAGAAAARRQNGGQAGPPLGGGGGLLGGPPQRGQVGAGQGPRAALPGNPGGPRGPQGGPPSPPQGGRPAPAGAGAGGFGGGQAPGAPQGLQAAGTGGPRNFESFDDSGRQGGFPGGGSGLRPAGGPGDAGAARPGGPDSGPGAVPPKQGKERSGRRRPQLPGRGGPRAELPGGNSPSRTPSWSDDNAQPPVPRASLDTPRGHDEQPDVTAPMPRIDPGQGPAPDFPQHSDFDAQRPGAGTPQNGTGSFLRSDVFGEGGTQSAPGGPPRGASQDPSSSGQFAAPGYDSSGAGQFPAPGRQNPQDAGQYGAPEWQNPRDTGEFGVPGRQNGPGTGRFPAAGRQNPQDSGQFERPQVNGESFGAPRPPVPPQRPPMPPQRSARPQEPEALPPATGPMDGRTPLYDTLETNWFHGHGGQNGESGRQEQQQPGDGRAPQQQPAAPAPQAPASPTRSSSFEQGGPAGRRSAPSAAPASPTWRSTPNDDLVRQAERARQPSAGGVTTSGLPRRVPRANLVPGTAQQQQHQTGPQVSRSPDEVRGRLTNLRRGIAQGRQAGTGQTGSFPSPTHQQER
- a CDS encoding fumarylacetoacetate hydrolase family protein — translated: MRIARFSIDGNVAFGAVEGDKPDELVLDIIKGIPFADFELSGTKVPLSKVRLLPPVLPNKVVAFGRNYAAHARELGNDVPDAPFAFFKPATSVIGPGDEIQYPAFSQDLHHEAELAVVIGRMCREVPRERVKEVIFGYTCANDITARDVQKREKQWARAKGFDTSCPLGPWVETDLDPGDLTVQLTVNGRQRQLGRTSEMIHSIEDLIVNITEAMTLLPGDVILTGTPAGVGPLNVGDEVAVTIEGIGTLTNKVIKRG
- a CDS encoding HAD family hydrolase — translated: MNIKAVVWDVDDTLFDYTTADRAGMSDHLAAEGLLDGYESVEQALRRWRDLTDQQWARYAAGGLDWEATRRDRVRDFLEEPLSDRAADAWFDRYIAHYERAWTLFPDVLPILDALAATHRHAVLSNSTIRVQDHKLRVLGVRDRFEAVLCAAELGVHKPAAKAFHAACQALELSPCQVAYVGDHPEIDGRGAADAGLLSVWIDRGGVHATVDLPAGPHRIATLAELPSILGSDTRFGAPSTFG